ATAGAGGGAGATTTCTTCCGGGCGCTGTCCCAGGCAGTACTTTCCCCGTGGACCACGGGTGCTTTCGACGATACCTCCCTTGACCAGGATGGCCAGGATCTGTTTGAGAAAAGGCTTTGGTATCTGTCCGCGGGTCGCAATCTGCGTTCCGGACAATCCCGCATCGCCGACAAGCGCCAGTTCAATCAGGGCTCGCACGGCATATTCAACACGCTGGGACAGTCGGCAAGCCATACCGGACCTCCTTTCACTCTGCATTTTCCCGACGACGTCAGGAGTGGAAGCGCCTTAGTTCCCGTTCAAGCTCGCGGGCCATCTCGAGAATTTCCCGGATACGCTTCTCTTCCAGTGGAGCCCGGAACCGTTTCGCGGCCAACTCCGTCCGATCCAGTTCCCGGAGATCCTCCCGAATCACCGCCAGGGAGGTTTCCTCCTTTCGGGCCTTCTGTTCAAGCGTCGACAGAACCGATTCAAGAGTCCGGAGCATTTGCTGAATCCGGCCCACTTCCTCCGGAGGAAGTGCGGGACCATCCTCCGTTGTCCGGGACAGGATCCGGAGAGATTCGGATAACCCTTTTTCCAGGATGATCGAACGTTCGACCAGATCGGGAAGCGAGTCCTTGACGGCCTTTTCTCCTTCGGACAAGGCCCGTCCCGGAAGAAGAGCATCCAGCTTTTCCTGGATATCGGTCAGGCGATCTCTCGTTTCAACAAGGTTTTCCGACCCGCTCCCTGCCGGCTGGGAGAGAATTTCCGCCTGCGTTCCGATCCACCGGACCTTTTCCGAAACCTCTCCCACCCATCCCTGGAAAAGGTCGATGAACCGGTTGATGAAGTCTGCCAGCTGACCGATCTCATCCTCCCGGCCGACGTCCAGACGGGTTTTGAGATTCGGGGATCCGGAAGACATGCGGCCCACCGTTCCGGAAACACTGACCAGAGGCGTCACGAGCTTTCCCCGGATCGTCCAGACCAGAAGGAGGACAAGAAGCTCCAGCGTCCCCAGAAATGCCCAGAAAATTTTCATTCCGAACGCATGGATCGAATGTGCATAAAAATCTGTGCTCTGGTAAGCCACGGCATACCCGAGGACGTCCTGCTGGGGATTGTGGCAGGAGCGGCAAGAGTTTCCGTTCAGGACGGGCTTCACGACACCCAGGACCCCTCCCTTGCTGTTCGGATGGAGCTGAAAGGGCACGCCTTCTCCCGTCAGGGAGGACTCGCTGATTTTTTGGTAGGCGTTCTGAAAGGACGTCCCTTCGATCAGTCGTTGTGCTTCCGGAGGGAGAGAAAACCGCCGGGCCTGTCCCAGTGTGGGAAGGAGGATGCCCCGGGTGC
The sequence above is drawn from the Leptospirillum ferriphilum ML-04 genome and encodes:
- a CDS encoding RrF2 family transcriptional regulator, with the protein product MACRLSQRVEYAVRALIELALVGDAGLSGTQIATRGQIPKPFLKQILAILVKGGIVESTRGPRGKYCLGQRPEEISLYRLLAMVEGEIVFFDPATPPGPAIQTLYSDIRDGLVGVLDRFTLDAFVEAAGKDRNETRPMFFI
- a CDS encoding HAMP domain-containing protein, translated to MQPDITPPVPNREKMALPPVLGKIPWRKRVTTRIFFWFFLLLSLGFLGLGIQVTHMVIQRDRDALLRELRHRDEAFVRSFSLLMKHQDLVGARDLLEPGSSRGDRPAILLLKPDGHTPAFGDLSTIFNMRTRGILLPTLGQARRFSLPPEAQRLIEGTSFQNAYQKISESSLTGEGVPFQLHPNSKGGVLGVVKPVLNGNSCRSCHNPQQDVLGYAVAYQSTDFYAHSIHAFGMKIFWAFLGTLELLVLLLVWTIRGKLVTPLVSVSGTVGRMSSGSPNLKTRLDVGREDEIGQLADFINRFIDLFQGWVGEVSEKVRWIGTQAEILSQPAGSGSENLVETRDRLTDIQEKLDALLPGRALSEGEKAVKDSLPDLVERSIILEKGLSESLRILSRTTEDGPALPPEEVGRIQQMLRTLESVLSTLEQKARKEETSLAVIREDLRELDRTELAAKRFRAPLEEKRIREILEMARELERELRRFHS